Proteins encoded together in one Telopea speciosissima isolate NSW1024214 ecotype Mountain lineage chromosome 6, Tspe_v1, whole genome shotgun sequence window:
- the LOC122666003 gene encoding protein P21-like — MESHYPLLTSKMTSINKLFLFFSFFFCGVLFTTFTHATTFYILNQCPYTVWAAASPGGGQQLNPGQSWTINVAAGTSMARIWGRTNCNFDANGNGRCDTGDCGRLVCQGWGVPPNTLAEYALNQYGNLDFFDISLVDGFNIPMVFTPTNPISSSCRAISCTADINGQCPGPLQTAGGCNNPCTVYKTPEYCCTAGSCGPTDYSRFFKDRCPDAYSYPQDDATSTFTCPGGTENYNVIFCPGNSLSSNSNSSHPLFTLQ; from the exons ATGGAATCT CACTACCCACTTCTTACCTCCAAGATGACTTCCATTAACaagctcttcctcttcttctccttcttcttctgtggtgTCCTCTTCACCACCTTCACCCATGCAACTACCTTTTACATCCTAAACCAGTGCCCCTACACAGTATGGGCTGCTGCATCACCAGGTGGTGGTCAGCAACTTAACCCGGGCCAATCATGGACCATCAACGTAGCTGCTGGCACATCTATGGCCCGCATTTGGGGCCGAACAAACTGCAACTTCGACGCAAACGGGAATGGAAGATGCGATACGGGCGACTGCGGGAGGCTAGTGTGTCAAGGTTGGGGTGTACCGCCCAACACCTTAGCCGAATATGCTTTAAACCAATACGGTAATTTGGATTTCTTCGACATCTCCCTCGTCGACGGATTTAACATTCCGATGGTATTTACCCCGACTAACCCAATCAGCAGCTCATGCCGTGCGATAAGTTGCACAGCTGACATAAATGGTCAATGTCCTGGACCTCTACAGACCGCCGGAGGCTGCAACAACCCATGCACTGTGTACAAGACCCCTGAGTATTGCTGCACTGCTGGGAGCTGTGGACCCACAGACTACTCCAGGTTCTTCAAGGATAGATGCCCTGATGCTTACAGTTATCCTCAGGATGACGCAACAAGTACCTTCACCTGCCCGGGTGGTACAGAAAACTATAATGTTATATTCTGCCCAGgaaactctctctcttctaattctaactcATCTCATCCCCTCTTCACCCTCCAGTGA
- the LOC122664851 gene encoding protein P21-like encodes MTSINKLLLFFFFSGVLFTTFTHATTFYILNQCPYTVWAAASPGGGQQLNPGQSWTINVAAGTSMARIWGRTNCNFDANGNGRCDTGDCGRLVCQGWGVPPNTLAEYALNQYGNLDFFDISLVDGFNIPMVFTPTNPISSSCRAISCTADINGQCPGPLQTAGGCNNPCTVYKTPEYCCTAGSCGPTDYSRFFKDRCPDAYSYPQDDATSTFTCPGGTENYNVIFCPGNSLTSKSNSSHPLFNIVNEI; translated from the coding sequence ATGACCTCCATTAACAAGctcttgctcttcttcttcttctctggtgTCCTCTTCACCACCTTCACCCATGCAACTACCTTTTACATCCTAAACCAGTGCCCTTACACAGTATGGGCCGCTGCATCACCAGGTGGTGGTCAGCAACTTAACCCGGGCCAATCATGGACCATCAACGTAGCTGCTGGCACATCTATGGCCCGCATTTGGGGCCGAACAAACTGCAACTTCGACGCAAACGGGAATGGAAGATGCGATACGGGCGACTGCGGGAGGCTAGTGTGTCAAGGTTGGGGTGTACCGCCCAACACCTTAGCCGAATATGCTTTAAACCAATACGGTAATTTGGATTTCTTCGACATCTCCCTGGTCGACGGATTTAACATTCCGATGGTATTTACCCCGACTAACCCAATCAGCAGCTCATGCCGTGCGATCAGTTGCACAGCTGACATAAATGGTCAATGTCCTGGACCTCTACAGACCGCCGGAGGCTGCAACAACCCGTGCACTGTGTACAAGACCCCTGAGTATTGCTGCACTGCTGGGAGCTGTGGACCCACAGACTACTCCAGGTTCTTCAAGGATAGATGCCCTGATGCTTACAGTTATCCTCAGGATGACGCAACAAGTACCTTTACCTGCCCTGGGGGTACAGAAAACTATAATGTTATATTCTGCCCAGGAAACTCTCTCACTTCTAAGTCTAACTCTTCTCATCCCCTCTTCAATATTGTTAATGAAATATGA